In Prescottella soli, a genomic segment contains:
- a CDS encoding winged helix-turn-helix transcriptional regulator, with protein MSDEHAPDAAAATPTAGRMLAPGGDNAIAVALGLLGDEWNLWILRHSFQGAKRYRDWMAAGGISHAVLSSRLAALTDAGLFDRIQYQERPPRYEYRRTACGRELWSVLLSVWSWELQWAPDQGVLPLMRHTVCGRHFTPRLECVSCGRPAGARDVIAEMGPSGGWTRSVPAASSRRRSSGAARLPQVLPQTMELIGNRWSAAMLGSALFGARRYSEFAERMQSSPTIVADRLRTFTELGVLSESPSTERVDRVTYHLTEKGRAFFPVVVSMIVWGQRWFPAPEGDAITFTHTTCGDGFTPRFACSECGAELESRTVSVESRTTDAHRAGRPGTL; from the coding sequence ATGTCCGACGAGCATGCACCCGACGCGGCGGCCGCGACTCCGACCGCCGGGCGCATGCTCGCCCCGGGCGGCGACAACGCCATCGCGGTCGCCCTCGGTCTCCTCGGAGACGAGTGGAACCTGTGGATCCTCCGCCATTCCTTCCAGGGCGCCAAGCGCTACCGCGACTGGATGGCGGCCGGTGGAATCTCGCACGCCGTCCTGTCCTCGCGGCTGGCCGCGCTCACCGACGCGGGACTGTTCGACCGGATCCAGTATCAGGAGAGGCCGCCCCGCTACGAGTACCGGCGGACCGCCTGCGGCCGGGAACTGTGGTCGGTCCTGCTGTCGGTGTGGTCCTGGGAACTGCAGTGGGCGCCCGATCAGGGCGTGCTCCCGCTCATGCGGCACACCGTGTGCGGCCGGCACTTCACCCCGCGCCTCGAGTGCGTCTCGTGTGGGCGTCCCGCCGGCGCCCGCGACGTCATCGCCGAGATGGGACCGAGCGGCGGCTGGACCCGCAGTGTCCCCGCGGCCTCGAGCCGACGGCGATCGAGCGGCGCCGCGCGTCTGCCACAGGTGCTTCCGCAGACCATGGAACTCATCGGCAACCGCTGGTCGGCCGCGATGCTGGGTTCGGCGCTGTTCGGTGCCCGGCGCTACAGCGAGTTCGCCGAGCGGATGCAGTCGTCTCCCACGATCGTGGCGGACCGACTGCGCACCTTCACCGAACTCGGCGTGCTGAGCGAGTCTCCCAGCACCGAACGTGTCGACCGGGTGACCTATCACCTGACCGAGAAGGGCCGGGCGTTCTTCCCGGTGGTGGTGTCCATGATCGTGTGGGGTCAGCGGTGGTTCCCCGCCCCCGAGGGGGATGCGATCACGTTCACGCACACCACATGTGGTGACGGATTCACCCCGCGGTTCGCGTGCAGCGAGTGCGGTGCGGAACTGGAGTCACGAACCGTGTCGGTGGAGTCGCGAACCACGGATGCCCACCGGGCCGGGCGTCCCGGCACCTTATGA
- a CDS encoding MarR family winged helix-turn-helix transcriptional regulator: protein MTSDTRALASDLSLAVVRLTRHLRGRRSEAQVSLTQLSALATLSAEGSMTPGALAAREKVQPPSMTRVIASLADLGLVDRTPHPTDGRQIIVSLSDSGHALMESETQAREAWMTEKLSHLDGKDLETLRDAVAIITSLVEND from the coding sequence GTGACATCGGATACTCGCGCCCTGGCCAGCGACCTGTCCCTAGCTGTGGTGCGACTGACGCGCCACCTGCGGGGACGGCGAAGCGAGGCTCAGGTGTCGCTGACACAGCTGTCGGCGCTGGCAACGCTCAGCGCCGAAGGTTCCATGACTCCGGGTGCGCTGGCGGCCCGCGAGAAGGTCCAGCCGCCGTCGATGACCCGGGTCATCGCGTCCCTCGCGGATCTCGGACTGGTCGATCGCACACCGCATCCCACCGACGGGCGGCAGATCATCGTCTCGCTGTCCGACTCCGGGCACGCGCTCATGGAGAGCGAGACTCAGGCTCGGGAGGCCTGGATGACCGAGAAGCTGTCGCACCTCGACGGCAAGGACCTCGAGACCCTGCGCGACGCGGTCGCCATAATCACGTCGCTCGTCGAGAACGACTGA
- a CDS encoding NCS2 family permease, with protein MAVTEKTPEPTRQSAPSRMLDTYFKIAERGSTVSREVRGGVVTFVAMAYIVVLNPLILGSFSADDAAAKTDVLGNILPVSQVAAVTALVAGLMSILFGVIANYPFGIAAGLGINSLLAVSIAPQVTWPEAMGLVVIDGIIIVVLAATGFRTAVFNAIPRELKAAIAAGIGMFIAFIGLVDAGFVRRIPDAAGTSVPVGLGINGSIAAWPTVVFIFGVLLMGVLVVRKVRGGLLIGIVVTTVLAAIVEAVFHVGASKGVDPKGWNLSVPAVPDVVAQLPDLSLVGDFSLFGAFTRIGVLAASLLVFTLVLANFFDAMGTMTGLGKEAGLADKDGNLPGIGKALIVEGAGAVVGGGASASSNTVFVESASGIAEGARTGLANVVTGVLFLAAMFLTPLYSVVPIEAAAPALVVVGALMIGQVRDIDFSKFSIALPAFLTIVTMPFTYSIANGIGVGFISYVVLAAAGGNAKKVHPLLWIVAALFVAYFAVGPITDAVT; from the coding sequence ATGGCGGTTACCGAAAAGACCCCCGAGCCCACACGGCAGTCGGCGCCCTCGCGGATGCTCGACACCTACTTCAAGATCGCCGAGCGGGGCTCGACCGTCAGCCGAGAGGTCCGCGGCGGCGTGGTCACGTTCGTGGCCATGGCGTACATCGTCGTCCTCAACCCGCTGATCCTCGGTAGCTTCTCCGCCGACGACGCGGCCGCCAAGACCGACGTGCTCGGCAACATCCTGCCGGTCAGCCAGGTGGCCGCCGTCACCGCGCTCGTCGCGGGCCTGATGAGCATCCTCTTCGGCGTCATCGCCAACTACCCGTTCGGCATCGCCGCGGGTCTCGGCATCAACAGCCTGCTGGCGGTGTCGATCGCGCCGCAGGTGACGTGGCCCGAGGCCATGGGTCTGGTCGTCATCGACGGCATCATCATCGTCGTGCTGGCCGCCACCGGCTTCCGGACCGCCGTCTTCAACGCGATCCCGCGGGAGCTCAAGGCCGCCATCGCGGCCGGCATCGGCATGTTCATCGCGTTCATCGGTCTCGTCGACGCCGGCTTCGTGCGCCGCATCCCCGACGCCGCCGGCACGTCCGTCCCGGTCGGTCTCGGCATCAACGGTTCGATCGCCGCGTGGCCGACGGTCGTGTTCATCTTCGGTGTCCTGCTCATGGGCGTCCTGGTTGTGCGCAAGGTCCGCGGTGGTCTGCTGATCGGCATCGTCGTCACCACGGTGCTCGCCGCGATCGTCGAGGCGGTCTTCCACGTGGGCGCCTCGAAGGGCGTGGACCCCAAGGGCTGGAACCTCAGCGTCCCCGCCGTGCCCGACGTGGTCGCGCAGCTGCCGGACCTGAGCCTGGTCGGCGACTTCAGCCTCTTCGGCGCGTTCACGCGCATCGGCGTCCTCGCCGCGAGCCTGCTGGTCTTCACGCTGGTGCTCGCCAACTTCTTCGACGCGATGGGCACGATGACCGGCCTCGGCAAGGAAGCCGGTCTCGCCGACAAGGACGGCAACCTGCCCGGCATCGGCAAGGCGCTCATCGTCGAGGGCGCCGGCGCGGTCGTCGGCGGTGGCGCGTCCGCGTCGTCGAACACCGTCTTCGTCGAGTCCGCGTCCGGCATCGCCGAGGGCGCCCGCACCGGCCTCGCGAACGTCGTCACGGGTGTGCTGTTCCTGGCCGCAATGTTCCTCACCCCGCTCTACTCGGTGGTGCCGATCGAGGCGGCCGCTCCGGCTCTGGTCGTGGTGGGCGCGTTGATGATCGGTCAGGTGCGCGACATCGACTTCAGCAAGTTCTCGATCGCGCTGCCCGCGTTCCTGACGATCGTCACCATGCCGTTCACCTACTCGATCGCCAACGGCATCGGTGTCGGCTTCATCTCCTACGTGGTCCTCGCGGCCGCGGGCGGCAACGCCAAGAAGGTGCATCCCCTGCTGTGGATCGTTGCGGCGCTGTTCGTCGCGTACTTCGCCGTCGGCCCGATCACTGACGCCGTTACGTGA
- a CDS encoding DUF2530 domain-containing protein, whose protein sequence is MTEIHSTPTLVERLSDPRPVVVVATAAWVVATVVVLLSGDRWSDALPICYAGTALGVLGFGLFLVQRRAARRGRRGAQRGLD, encoded by the coding sequence GTGACCGAAATCCATAGCACGCCGACGCTCGTGGAGCGTCTGTCCGACCCACGTCCGGTGGTCGTGGTGGCCACCGCGGCCTGGGTCGTGGCGACCGTCGTGGTCCTCCTGTCGGGCGACCGCTGGAGCGACGCGCTGCCGATCTGTTACGCCGGAACCGCCCTGGGCGTCCTGGGATTCGGATTGTTCCTCGTCCAGCGCCGCGCGGCCAGGCGCGGCAGGCGCGGCGCGCAGCGCGGACTCGACTGA